A section of the Thermodesulfobacteriota bacterium genome encodes:
- a CDS encoding dihydroorotase has product MRILIKGGRVIDPETDFDAERDVLIEEGKISKIGKKIDVKPEDKTVIVNAKGLVVCPGLIDIHCHLREPGYEYKETIKTGTLAAVKGGFTSLVSMANTDPVNDNKSVTEYIIRKAKEEGYARVFPCGAVTKGLKGEELSEIGEMVKAGIVAVSDDGYPIRNSAVLRRALEYIKIFSIPLLSHCEDPDLSTGCVNEGYFSLLTGLEASPPIAEELMVIRDIKIAGYVNSRIHITHVSTEGSINVIREEKKKFDKLTCDTCPHYFTLTDESILTFDANYKVNPPLRSKKDVESIKEALKEGVIDIISTDHAPHETGSKEVEFALASSGISGLETAFAVSLSLFHEGVLDLKEIIKKMTVNPARLINVPYGTLGEGKIADVIVFDPYLEWIVNKEEFASKGKNTPFHGMRLKGKNLLTMVGGRIVYKDPDFEVEED; this is encoded by the coding sequence GTGAGGATTTTGATAAAAGGCGGAAGGGTAATAGATCCTGAAACAGATTTCGACGCCGAAAGGGATGTCCTGATAGAAGAAGGAAAGATATCGAAGATTGGAAAAAAGATAGATGTAAAGCCAGAGGATAAGACCGTAATTGTAAACGCCAAAGGGCTGGTTGTCTGTCCGGGCCTAATAGACATTCACTGCCATTTGAGGGAGCCTGGATACGAGTACAAGGAGACGATAAAAACTGGTACTTTAGCCGCGGTAAAAGGTGGTTTCACATCCTTAGTCTCGATGGCCAACACTGATCCAGTAAACGACAATAAAAGTGTCACAGAGTACATAATAAGAAAAGCGAAGGAGGAAGGGTACGCGAGGGTATTTCCATGCGGGGCGGTAACGAAGGGGCTAAAAGGTGAGGAATTGTCGGAAATAGGAGAGATGGTCAAAGCAGGAATAGTAGCCGTCTCCGATGATGGATATCCCATTAGGAATTCAGCTGTCCTACGAAGGGCACTCGAGTACATAAAAATATTTTCAATTCCCCTTCTTTCCCATTGTGAAGATCCTGACCTTTCCACTGGATGCGTGAACGAAGGTTATTTTTCCCTTCTTACTGGACTTGAAGCTTCCCCACCTATAGCAGAAGAGTTGATGGTCATAAGGGACATAAAAATAGCGGGGTATGTGAACTCCCGTATTCATATAACCCACGTCTCTACTGAAGGAAGCATAAACGTAATAAGGGAGGAGAAAAAAAAGTTTGACAAACTAACATGCGATACGTGTCCACATTACTTCACCCTAACGGACGAATCGATCTTGACATTTGACGCGAATTACAAGGTTAACCCACCGCTTAGGTCTAAAAAAGATGTGGAATCCATAAAAGAGGCTCTTAAAGAGGGCGTGATAGATATTATATCCACTGACCATGCACCCCACGAAACTGGATCAAAGGAGGTCGAATTTGCTCTTGCTTCTTCGGGGATCTCTGGTCTGGAGACCGCCTTTGCCGTTTCCCTTTCACTTTTTCACGAAGGTGTGTTGGACCTTAAAGAAATAATAAAAAAGATGACGGTAAATCCAGCAAGGCTCATAAATGTTCCCTACGGAACTCTTGGGGAAGGAAAGATTGCTGACGTCATCGTTTTTGACCCATATCTGGAGTGGATCGTCAATAAAGAAGAGTTTGCATCCAAAGGGAAAAACACGCCTTTCCACGGAATGAGGCTTAAGGGGAAGAATCTTCTAACGATGGTTGGAGGAAGAATAGTCTATAAAGATCCAGATTTTGAAGTAGAAGAGGATTGA
- a CDS encoding aspartate carbamoyltransferase catalytic subunit, whose product MEWKRKDLLGIRDLSKEEILFILDTAESFKEVSKRDIKKVPTLRGKTVITLFFEPSTRTRTSFEIAAKRLSADTINISSTTSSVVKGETLKDTVLNLQSMQPDVIIIRHSMAGAPHILSRILKSSVVNAGDGAHEHPTQALLDLYTIREKKGRVENLKVAIIGDIAHSRVARSNIYCLKKFGNEVVCCGPPSLIPPCLDQLGVKVEFRIEEAIKDTDVIMMLRIQKERGGISFIPSVREYSSLYGLRSEHLHLAKKDVIIMHPGPMNRGVEIMDDVADGPYSVILDQVENGVAVRMAILYLLLGREQ is encoded by the coding sequence ATGGAATGGAAAAGGAAAGATCTACTGGGTATTAGGGATCTTTCAAAGGAGGAGATTCTTTTCATACTCGATACCGCTGAATCCTTCAAAGAGGTCTCAAAGAGGGACATAAAGAAGGTTCCTACTTTGAGGGGTAAGACCGTTATTACGCTTTTTTTTGAACCGAGCACCCGCACGAGAACATCCTTTGAAATAGCAGCCAAAAGACTGAGCGCCGACACTATAAACATCTCTTCAACGACAAGCAGTGTGGTAAAAGGTGAAACACTAAAAGATACCGTTTTAAACCTTCAGTCTATGCAACCCGATGTGATCATCATAAGACATAGCATGGCAGGGGCTCCTCATATCCTTTCTAGAATTCTAAAGTCCTCCGTTGTCAATGCAGGAGACGGTGCTCATGAGCACCCAACACAGGCCCTCCTCGATCTTTATACCATAAGGGAGAAAAAAGGGAGGGTAGAAAATCTTAAAGTAGCAATAATCGGAGATATAGCTCACAGTAGAGTTGCTAGATCGAACATCTATTGTCTTAAGAAATTTGGCAACGAAGTTGTATGCTGCGGACCACCGAGTCTTATCCCTCCATGCCTTGACCAACTTGGGGTGAAAGTAGAATTTAGGATCGAAGAAGCGATAAAAGATACAGACGTAATTATGATGCTGAGAATCCAAAAGGAAAGGGGAGGTATATCCTTTATACCTTCTGTGAGAGAGTATTCTTCCCTTTATGGCCTCCGATCTGAACACTTGCATCTCGCCAAAAAAGACGTGATTATAATGCATCCCGGGCCGATGAATAGGGGAGTTGAGATTATGGATGATGTGGCGGACGGTCCTTACTCTGTAATTCTAGATCAGGTGGAAAATGGAGTAGCTGTAAGAATGGCAATCCTTTATTTGCTTTTAGGAAGGGAACAGTGA
- the pyrR gene encoding bifunctional pyr operon transcriptional regulator/uracil phosphoribosyltransferase PyrR, with the protein MEKVLILGKKALERVINRICYEIVEKNHGCQNLSLIGIRTRGVYLASRIREGIKSIESVEVPMGILDITMYRDDIFKLKSPRVRKTEISFDVNNMVVVLVDDVIHTGRTIRAAIDAIMDIGRPKKIQLAVIVDRNERELPIHPDYTGIHYRVSPGEEVLVRLKEVDGADEVIVTKTE; encoded by the coding sequence ATGGAGAAAGTCCTCATACTTGGAAAAAAGGCTTTAGAAAGGGTTATAAACAGGATCTGCTACGAAATTGTCGAAAAAAATCACGGATGTCAGAATCTGAGCCTCATAGGTATAAGGACAAGAGGGGTCTATCTGGCATCTAGAATAAGGGAAGGGATAAAGTCAATTGAGAGTGTTGAAGTTCCAATGGGGATACTCGATATAACTATGTACAGGGACGATATATTTAAGCTTAAGTCTCCGAGGGTGAGAAAAACGGAGATATCATTTGATGTTAATAACATGGTCGTTGTACTAGTTGACGATGTGATCCACACAGGAAGGACGATTAGAGCCGCAATAGATGCGATAATGGATATCGGGAGACCAAAAAAGATCCAGCTTGCGGTAATCGTCGATAGAAATGAACGGGAACTTCCCATTCATCCTGACTATACTGGGATCCACTACAGAGTGTCCCCAGGTGAAGAGGTGTTGGTGAGGTTAAAAGAAGTGGACGGCGCTGATGAGGTAATTGTGACAAAGACCGAGTAA
- a CDS encoding ferritin family protein: METKDYSLEEALGEAIRMEEEGKEFYLEFSKNVRGNWLKEMFKELALEEENHIKTVKKVYEKIKNEGKLEDWIVNTQNRPPVFGSIFDEAVIKDVKVLEDEISATSMAMGIEEKSIEHYEKLAKAFETDPKLKRFFLTLSYEERGHYLRIFDALEYLKDPGSFLLLKERSMRNGG, encoded by the coding sequence ATGGAAACAAAGGACTATTCTTTAGAAGAAGCCTTAGGAGAGGCGATAAGAATGGAGGAGGAAGGGAAAGAGTTTTATTTGGAGTTTTCTAAGAACGTCCGTGGTAATTGGTTAAAAGAAATGTTCAAAGAGTTGGCATTGGAGGAGGAAAATCACATAAAAACTGTAAAAAAGGTTTACGAAAAGATAAAAAACGAAGGAAAACTCGAAGATTGGATAGTTAACACCCAAAACAGGCCTCCAGTTTTTGGAAGTATCTTTGATGAGGCAGTAATAAAAGATGTAAAAGTCTTGGAAGACGAAATAAGTGCCACTTCCATGGCCATGGGCATTGAGGAGAAATCGATAGAGCATTATGAGAAACTAGCAAAGGCTTTCGAAACCGACCCAAAGCTAAAAAGGTTCTTTTTGACGCTCTCCTACGAAGAAAGGGGTCACTATTTGAGGATATTTGACGCTTTGGAGTATCTAAAGGATCCGGGATCATTCCTTCTTTTGAAAGAAAGATCCATGAGGAACGGAGGATAA
- a CDS encoding crossover junction endodeoxyribonuclease RuvC: MKILGVDPGLRATGYGAIKVENGIIRLMESGYIKTTPNLKRPERLFKLYSEFSNVLNRTLPDFVIIEHVFSLVRYPKAGITLGQVLGILYLTICERRIRYLDLTPKEIKNAITGYGDAKKDQIKRAVLAILGLDQLNSFHASDALAAAVAGFFRITRGLKGDKVSLRSAY; this comes from the coding sequence ATGAAAATACTCGGTGTCGATCCTGGGTTAAGAGCTACCGGGTACGGTGCAATAAAAGTTGAAAATGGAATCATTCGCTTAATGGAGAGTGGATACATAAAAACCACACCAAACTTAAAAAGACCGGAAAGACTCTTTAAACTTTACTCAGAGTTCAGTAATGTTTTAAACAGAACCCTTCCAGATTTCGTAATCATAGAGCATGTGTTTTCCCTTGTGCGATATCCGAAGGCGGGCATAACACTAGGCCAGGTCTTGGGAATTCTCTACCTTACTATATGTGAAAGAAGGATCCGGTATCTTGACCTAACCCCGAAGGAGATAAAGAACGCTATAACTGGATACGGCGATGCGAAAAAGGACCAGATAAAGAGGGCAGTTTTGGCTATCCTTGGCTTGGACCAGCTCAATTCCTTTCATGCCTCTGATGCTCTGGCTGCGGCTGTGGCCGGGTTTTTTAGGATCACCAGAGGATTGAAAGGTGATAAGGTATCTCTCCGGTCAGCTTATTAG
- a CDS encoding helix-hairpin-helix domain-containing protein — protein sequence MIRYLSGQLISLDDDRATVLVGGIGYEILLPFYVMQEIKGSVRIGENISLFISYNQSQRNPKPVLVGFTRELDREFFELFISVEDMGPLAAVKALVLPIGQIAKYIEDRNVKALTSLRGVGERRAEKIVATLKGKVAKYALSSDVKLPHYFPEDFKKPVENVLTNQLGYTVKEARRMIEEALKRNPSVSSSEELFEEIYRVKKNGRRKQNS from the coding sequence GTGATAAGGTATCTCTCCGGTCAGCTTATTAGTTTAGATGACGATCGGGCAACGGTCCTTGTTGGAGGTATTGGGTACGAGATCCTTTTGCCTTTTTACGTAATGCAGGAGATTAAGGGATCTGTAAGAATAGGAGAGAACATATCCTTATTCATCTCTTACAACCAGAGCCAAAGGAATCCAAAACCGGTTCTTGTCGGGTTTACAAGAGAGTTGGATAGAGAGTTTTTCGAACTGTTCATTTCCGTGGAAGATATGGGTCCCCTTGCAGCTGTGAAAGCCCTCGTTTTACCTATAGGCCAGATAGCGAAATATATAGAAGACAGGAACGTAAAAGCCCTTACTTCCCTTAGAGGTGTAGGCGAAAGAAGGGCAGAAAAGATAGTCGCTACACTTAAGGGAAAAGTGGCAAAGTACGCTTTGAGTTCTGATGTAAAGCTTCCTCACTACTTTCCCGAAGATTTCAAAAAACCGGTTGAAAACGTCCTTACAAACCAGCTTGGCTACACAGTGAAGGAAGCCAGAAGAATGATTGAAGAGGCTTTGAAAAGGAATCCTTCCGTTTCCAGTTCGGAGGAACTCTTCGAGGAAATATACAGGGTAAAAAAGAATGGGCGACGGAAACAGAACTCTTGA
- the ruvB gene encoding Holliday junction branch migration DNA helicase RuvB: MGDGNRTLELLTRQKDDEQSLSLRPRFLREYVGQEKIVETLKIAIEAALLRNEPLEHILLNGPPGLGKTTLAHIISNEMGARLVTSSGPALEKGGDLMGILTNLERGDILFIDEIHRIPKSVEEFLYPAMEDFAVDFVFDRGIHARTHRFRLERFTLIGATTRAGLLSAPLRERFGIIRDLDFYREEDLVKIIRRSASILNIPIDEDAAYETAKRARGTPRVANRLLRRIRDYAQVRAKGRITRSVVVDALELEGIDSEGLSDLDRKLLTTLIVNYKGGPCGIEALSSTLLIEPDVLVEVVEPYLLKSGFIIRTPQGRKATEKAYNHLGIPKTGPLL, translated from the coding sequence ATGGGCGACGGAAACAGAACTCTTGAGCTTTTAACGCGTCAAAAAGACGACGAACAGTCCCTTTCCTTAAGACCCCGATTTCTCAGAGAGTACGTAGGCCAGGAGAAGATCGTTGAAACACTAAAGATAGCAATTGAAGCAGCCCTCTTAAGAAATGAACCTTTGGAACATATTCTCCTCAATGGGCCACCAGGTCTTGGAAAGACAACACTTGCCCATATTATCTCGAACGAGATGGGTGCACGGCTTGTCACATCTTCTGGACCAGCCTTGGAAAAGGGTGGAGACTTGATGGGTATCCTTACGAACCTAGAAAGAGGGGACATACTTTTTATAGACGAGATACACAGGATACCAAAAAGCGTAGAAGAATTTCTGTATCCCGCCATGGAAGATTTTGCTGTGGATTTCGTATTTGACAGAGGTATACACGCTAGAACTCATAGATTCAGGCTTGAACGGTTCACCTTGATCGGAGCAACAACAAGAGCTGGTCTACTTTCCGCACCTTTAAGGGAAAGATTTGGAATCATAAGAGATCTCGATTTCTATAGAGAGGAGGATCTTGTAAAAATAATCAGGAGATCCGCATCGATACTGAACATTCCTATAGATGAAGATGCAGCTTATGAGACTGCAAAAAGGGCGAGAGGTACTCCGAGAGTAGCGAATAGACTTCTAAGAAGGATCAGGGATTACGCTCAGGTAAGGGCAAAAGGTAGAATAACAAGGTCTGTTGTGGTAGACGCATTAGAGCTCGAAGGTATAGACTCGGAAGGATTAAGTGATTTGGACAGAAAACTCTTAACCACTCTCATCGTAAATTACAAAGGTGGTCCTTGTGGAATAGAAGCCCTTTCTTCGACCCTTCTTATCGAACCGGACGTTCTTGTGGAAGTTGTAGAACCGTACTTACTCAAGTCGGGTTTCATTATCCGGACCCCCCAGGGAAGAAAGGCAACTGAAAAAGCATACAATCATCTTGGGATTCCGAAAACCGGTCCTTTACTCTAG
- a CDS encoding S1 RNA-binding domain-containing protein: protein MDEIRQMVESVSKVRLEIGEKYTVRVTGRTKEFVYVDYGDKKEGLIKIEEFLNENGEVSVREDETLEAYYAGQVSGFKLFTILREGVSTIDLQRIKKAYETNTKVEGKVFGKMKGGFEVHVGTVKCFCPHSQMGEKDENFEDFIGRVLEFKVLSLEEDGINVVLSRKELLREKREKLKEELKDVLKENSRVKGKVKSIKENGLVVDIGGLDGFIPKSEISWSNVKNLHELFSNGEVLEVAVKEVDWESEKIILSIKELIPDPFVEFQEKYGIGDLVSGTVAKVEENGILVRLDREIFGFAPLSKLSKKRRIKDPKEFFKEGQILKVRILDVDRAKRRIFLAVEEEEEIAYPHVGRIIECQVVKALQRGLLVETEEGILGYVPEGELSLKGEKAKSKHYLPGTKMRAAVINVEKERLVLSEKKVKDFEEKEAYLEYKERMEKMNQGFLRLGDLIRDKLE from the coding sequence ATGGATGAAATAAGACAGATGGTGGAAAGTGTCTCAAAGGTTCGACTGGAAATTGGAGAAAAGTACACTGTAAGGGTTACAGGTAGGACGAAGGAATTCGTTTACGTTGATTACGGTGATAAAAAGGAGGGTCTCATAAAAATAGAGGAATTTTTGAACGAAAATGGAGAAGTCTCTGTAAGGGAAGATGAGACACTAGAAGCATACTACGCTGGTCAGGTTTCAGGTTTTAAGCTCTTTACGATCCTACGGGAGGGTGTTTCAACCATAGACTTGCAGAGGATTAAAAAAGCTTACGAAACAAATACCAAGGTGGAGGGTAAAGTATTTGGGAAGATGAAAGGTGGATTCGAGGTACACGTGGGAACTGTGAAGTGTTTCTGTCCTCACTCTCAGATGGGAGAAAAGGATGAAAATTTCGAGGATTTTATAGGGAGAGTCCTTGAATTTAAAGTCCTCTCCTTAGAAGAGGACGGGATAAACGTTGTCCTTTCGAGAAAAGAGCTTCTAAGAGAAAAGAGGGAGAAATTAAAGGAAGAGCTCAAAGATGTGTTAAAAGAGAATTCACGTGTGAAAGGAAAAGTTAAGAGTATAAAAGAAAACGGTTTGGTTGTGGATATTGGGGGGTTAGATGGATTCATCCCGAAAAGCGAGATAAGCTGGAGCAACGTAAAAAACTTGCATGAGTTGTTCTCAAATGGCGAAGTGCTAGAGGTCGCCGTAAAAGAAGTCGACTGGGAAAGTGAAAAGATAATTTTGAGCATAAAGGAACTCATTCCTGATCCATTCGTAGAATTTCAGGAAAAATACGGAATCGGAGATCTAGTTTCTGGAACTGTGGCAAAGGTAGAGGAGAATGGAATACTAGTTAGGCTCGATCGAGAAATTTTTGGTTTTGCACCTCTTTCGAAGCTGAGCAAAAAAAGAAGGATAAAGGATCCGAAGGAGTTTTTCAAAGAAGGCCAGATACTTAAGGTGCGAATACTCGATGTGGATCGGGCTAAGAGGAGAATATTCCTTGCAGTGGAAGAGGAAGAAGAGATAGCCTATCCTCATGTCGGTCGGATTATAGAGTGTCAGGTAGTTAAAGCCCTGCAAAGAGGGCTTCTTGTGGAGACGGAAGAAGGGATACTCGGATACGTTCCGGAAGGTGAATTGAGTTTAAAGGGAGAAAAAGCTAAATCAAAACATTATCTTCCAGGGACGAAAATGAGAGCTGCCGTTATAAATGTGGAGAAAGAAAGGCTTGTCCTTAGCGAAAAGAAAGTTAAGGACTTCGAAGAAAAGGAGGCTTACTTGGAGTACAAAGAGAGAATGGAGAAAATGAATCAGGGTTTCTTAAGACTTGGGGATCTCATAAGGGATAAACTAGAGTAA
- a CDS encoding HAD family hydrolase, which produces MVAEISLQCVIYDCDGVMFDSLEANRRLYNHIAKSLGREELSDYELQYCHTHTVQESLKFLFRDQPQEYEKAYHFLKNNVNLSDFVTYLRMEPNLLETLSILKRKCVKTAVCTNRTTTMKHIMDRYDLWPYFDIVVTALDVKNPKPNPESVMKILAELKVEKEKTVFVGDSEIDRMTAYESGVRFISYKNPNLAADAVIEDHLDLILLFFPNESLR; this is translated from the coding sequence ATGGTCGCAGAAATCTCTCTTCAATGTGTCATCTATGACTGTGATGGGGTCATGTTCGATTCACTGGAGGCGAATAGAAGGCTCTACAACCACATTGCAAAATCTTTAGGAAGGGAAGAACTCTCCGATTACGAGCTTCAGTACTGCCATACTCACACTGTTCAGGAGTCTTTAAAATTTTTATTTAGAGACCAGCCACAGGAGTATGAAAAGGCTTATCATTTTTTGAAAAACAACGTAAACCTTAGCGATTTCGTTACCTACCTCAGGATGGAACCTAATTTATTGGAGACCCTTTCGATCTTAAAGAGGAAGTGCGTAAAGACAGCCGTATGCACGAATAGAACAACAACGATGAAGCATATAATGGACAGGTACGACCTTTGGCCCTATTTCGATATTGTAGTGACAGCACTCGATGTGAAAAATCCGAAACCTAATCCGGAATCTGTAATGAAAATACTCGCCGAACTAAAAGTCGAAAAAGAAAAGACCGTGTTTGTAGGCGACTCCGAAATAGACAGGATGACGGCTTATGAGTCCGGTGTGCGATTCATCTCCTACAAAAACCCAAATCTGGCTGCGGATGCCGTAATAGAGGACCATCTCGATCTCATACTTCTCTTCTTTCCAAATGAAAGTCTTCGATAG
- the pssA gene encoding CDP-diacylglycerol--serine O-phosphatidyltransferase translates to MGKKKVRRIYLLPNIFTSLSLFSGFWAIAEALERNFVHSSSAIFIACVFDILDGRVARITNTTTRFGVEYDSLADLVSFGVAPAILAYLWALSAYGRFGWLAGFLYVACGALRLARFNIQVETVQKKHFLGLPIPASASMIASTVLFCSYLGYGRECDSVFIPLLLYLLAFLMVSNIRYYGFKDFDFVRAKPFRTGIGAILALVVIFMEPKVTIFLISSAYVISGPLSAILQSKRKTIEDFHLERREV, encoded by the coding sequence ATGGGGAAGAAAAAAGTAAGGAGGATCTACCTGCTTCCTAATATATTTACCTCGCTTAGTCTTTTTTCTGGATTCTGGGCTATCGCTGAAGCTTTGGAAAGAAACTTTGTGCACTCAAGCTCTGCCATTTTCATTGCATGCGTTTTCGACATTCTTGATGGTCGGGTGGCCAGAATAACAAACACGACGACCAGGTTTGGAGTCGAATACGATTCGCTTGCGGATCTCGTCTCATTTGGGGTGGCTCCGGCGATACTGGCTTATCTTTGGGCACTTTCTGCCTATGGGAGATTTGGATGGCTCGCTGGCTTTCTTTATGTGGCCTGTGGCGCTCTAAGGCTTGCAAGGTTCAATATCCAGGTGGAAACTGTACAAAAGAAGCATTTTCTTGGTCTTCCAATTCCTGCCTCCGCATCTATGATTGCGTCTACTGTGCTTTTCTGCAGTTATTTAGGGTATGGAAGAGAGTGCGATTCGGTCTTCATCCCTTTACTTTTGTATCTGCTCGCTTTTCTCATGGTCAGCAACATTAGATATTACGGATTCAAGGATTTTGATTTTGTGAGGGCAAAACCTTTCAGGACCGGAATAGGAGCGATCCTCGCACTGGTTGTCATCTTCATGGAGCCGAAAGTGACAATTTTTCTCATCTCTTCTGCCTATGTGATCTCGGGTCCATTAAGTGCGATCCTTCAGTCGAAGAGAAAGACTATCGAAGACTTTCATTTGGAAAGAAGAGAAGTATGA
- a CDS encoding phosphatidylserine decarboxylase family protein, translating to MKKIPVASEAKRVLFISLAIFFLSFVLNLKSLSIISVAFAIFILYFFRDPERVANVDSSYILSPADGKVMWIRHIDYEEFGIKRHNCISIFMSPFDVHVNRSPCDGLVKSVRYEPGKHFCAFKKDIETKNERNYIVLETHGEVVLLIQIAGFLARRIFSYVKEGEKVKRGDRIGMIAFGSRVDVCLPAKYEITVLEGQKVKAGITVIAKRRGYGEEKSKEDLPAS from the coding sequence TTGAAAAAGATCCCTGTGGCAAGCGAAGCAAAAAGGGTCCTTTTTATCTCGCTTGCCATTTTTTTTCTCTCTTTCGTTTTAAACTTAAAATCTCTCTCGATTATCTCGGTTGCCTTCGCCATCTTCATCCTCTATTTCTTCAGAGATCCTGAGAGAGTTGCCAATGTCGATAGTTCTTACATCCTTTCTCCAGCAGATGGCAAAGTTATGTGGATCAGACATATCGATTACGAAGAATTTGGAATAAAAAGGCACAATTGTATTTCAATCTTTATGTCGCCCTTTGATGTGCATGTAAACAGGTCACCCTGCGATGGATTAGTAAAAAGCGTAAGATATGAGCCTGGCAAGCACTTTTGCGCTTTCAAAAAGGATATCGAAACTAAAAATGAGAGAAATTACATCGTGTTGGAAACTCACGGGGAAGTAGTTCTTTTGATTCAGATTGCAGGATTTTTGGCTAGAAGGATCTTCTCGTACGTCAAAGAAGGGGAAAAGGTCAAAAGGGGAGATAGAATAGGTATGATTGCTTTCGGGTCAAGGGTTGACGTTTGTCTTCCGGCAAAATATGAGATAACTGTTTTAGAAGGCCAGAAAGTCAAAGCAGGCATTACCGTTATTGCGAAAAGGAGGGGTTATGGGGAAGAAAAAAGTAAGGAGGATCTACCTGCTTCCTAA
- the ilvC gene encoding ketol-acid reductoisomerase: MARIYYDGDADLSVIKDSVIAIIGYGSQGHAQAQNLRDSGLNVIVAELKGTKNYDLAIEHGFKPLSAKEASAMADIIQILAQDNVQAKLYKEEIEESLKEGKTLVFSHGFNIHYGQITPPPYVDVIMVAPKGPGHLVRREYLRGAGVPSLVAVYQDYSKKALAKALAYAKGIGATRAGVIETTFAEETETDLFGEQAVLCGGVSELIKAGFETLVEAGYQPEIAYFECLHELKLIVDLIYEGGISFMRYSISDTAEYGDMTRGKRIINEKSREEMKKILKEIQTGEFAREWILENMCGRPVYNALKKKESEHPLEEVGKRLRSMMSWIGRKD; the protein is encoded by the coding sequence ATGGCTAGAATCTATTACGATGGTGATGCCGATCTTTCAGTTATTAAAGATTCTGTCATAGCCATAATAGGTTATGGGAGCCAGGGCCATGCACAGGCTCAGAACCTAAGAGACAGCGGACTCAATGTTATTGTGGCCGAGCTTAAAGGGACAAAGAATTACGATCTTGCCATCGAACATGGCTTCAAACCGCTAAGTGCAAAAGAGGCCTCCGCCATGGCCGACATAATCCAAATCCTCGCACAGGACAATGTTCAGGCCAAACTTTACAAGGAGGAGATTGAAGAGAGCTTAAAGGAAGGAAAAACTTTGGTCTTTTCCCACGGTTTTAACATCCATTACGGTCAAATAACCCCTCCACCTTATGTGGACGTGATAATGGTGGCTCCGAAAGGACCCGGACACCTAGTCCGCAGGGAGTACCTGCGGGGTGCTGGGGTTCCTTCCCTCGTTGCTGTTTATCAGGATTACTCGAAAAAGGCATTGGCTAAGGCTTTGGCATACGCAAAAGGGATAGGAGCCACAAGAGCAGGGGTCATCGAGACGACCTTTGCCGAGGAGACCGAAACTGACCTTTTTGGGGAACAGGCAGTTCTTTGCGGGGGCGTAAGTGAACTTATAAAGGCTGGATTCGAGACACTTGTGGAAGCTGGATACCAGCCAGAGATAGCCTATTTCGAATGCTTACATGAATTGAAGTTAATAGTCGACCTGATATACGAGGGTGGCATATCGTTCATGAGGTACTCCATAAGCGACACAGCCGAATATGGAGACATGACGAGGGGTAAAAGGATAATAAATGAGAAAAGTAGGGAAGAGATGAAAAAGATACTCAAAGAGATCCAAACTGGGGAGTTTGCCAGGGAGTGGATCCTTGAAAACATGTGCGGAAGACCGGTCTATAACGCTTTGAAAAAGAAAGAGAGCGAGCACCCTCTAGAAGAGGTGGGAAAAAGGCTAAGATCGATGATGAGCTGGATAGGGAGAAAAGATTGA
- the ilvN gene encoding acetolactate synthase small subunit — translation MRHIISVLVENEFGVLARVAGLFSARGFNIESLCVAETLDPTLSIMTIVTTGNEFILEQILKQLNKLINVIKVVDFKDIDYVSREMILVKVAAENEKREEILRLTEIFRGSIVDVSPKTYTVMITGDEEKIKAFLNLIKPFGIKELVRTGPIAIPRGDKAMKIKEKKGEDHG, via the coding sequence TTGAGACACATAATCTCGGTCCTTGTGGAAAACGAATTTGGAGTGCTTGCAAGGGTTGCCGGCCTTTTCAGTGCAAGGGGTTTTAACATAGAGAGCCTCTGTGTGGCCGAAACTTTAGATCCCACTCTTTCCATAATGACTATCGTCACAACGGGAAACGAGTTCATTCTGGAACAGATCCTAAAGCAGCTTAACAAACTCATAAATGTCATAAAGGTTGTCGATTTTAAGGATATCGACTATGTTTCAAGAGAGATGATACTTGTGAAAGTCGCAGCGGAGAACGAAAAGAGGGAAGAGATACTTAGACTTACGGAGATATTTAGAGGAAGTATAGTTGATGTTTCTCCGAAAACTTACACAGTAATGATCACAGGAGACGAGGAAAAGATAAAAGCTTTTTTGAACCTCATTAAGCCCTTCGGGATAAAGGAACTTGTAAGAACGGGTCCCATAGCCATCCCAAGGGGTGACAAGGCGATGAAGATAAAAGAAAAGAAAGGAGAGGATCATGGCTAG